The window aggcaggCAGGAGTCAGGCACAGgtaaagcagacagacaggtatgATACAATCACATGGGGTGAGTGAAACTGGGCTGGTTAATAATGGACATCTGATTAGGGaaatggggaacaggtgagcGGCCAGGTGAAGGGAATCAGGTGACTGGGAGCAGCGGGAAACCCTGGGTTAACCTCAGGACAGGTTGGAGCGGCTGGATCTGGAATGACATGAGTTAGTGGTGATGGAAGAAGAACTAATAATAATGAACAATGAGGGAAACAGGTGTGTCCCAGCTCTGATGTGTTTGCTGAGTCAGTGTTTACTGTGTCTTCAGTTAAATCTGTGAAGTTAAGGTTCAAAAAACGTTTTAAATAAAGGTACCGTACATAAGCCTACAAACCATTGATCATACACACTAATCTTATGTTTATGCTCCGCCCACCAGGGCAGCCCTGCCTCCTGTTACCAGGACACCCAAGAGTCAGAGcaaccttcctcctcctcctcctcttcctcctcctgtgctCTCTGTGGAGGGGGACGGGCGTCTCAGTGTTCCTCCCACGATGAGGCCAGTTTCTCCCCAGACCAGACAGACTCTCTATCAGGACTCGTCTCAGCACGTATGAAACCACCATTTGGTTTAAATTGTCCAACATCAACATACATCCAGGTGTTACACCAATCTAAACACTAATGTACAACTGATTGTAGAAATCTGGGTTTTAATTACATGCAGCTTGAAATCAAAACTTGTTTAATCTTAATTTTAAATCTTTCACTATTAtgcataaaacacatttgtactAAGACTTTCTAACGATGCTAATGATTTTTATTAAAGATGATGCTGGCAGTTACACCACAAAACACAGCCAGTCATTTCATAACCTGGTTGTTCACTACTACtatatttctgctgtttgaacagaaaatatttacaaaataatttaaaacaaaatgtcctgTGCAGGGGAGAGGGCGGAGTCTGTACCTGCACAGACGTGGACAGATGAGACCCGAGGAGAAGTTTGATTTTCCCGTGCTCTCGTCCTGGGAGTACGGGTGGAGGCTGGGTAAGATGGAGGGACTGTCTGCTCCACGGTTAGACGTCAAACAGAAGCTGCATCTTCTATTAAATCCTGTTCTAGATTCAACAAGAGTAAGAATCTACAGGTGTTAATTAGCACAGCTAAGGCTCATGGGAATGTCAGGTATTTGCTGATGACGGCACTAGTCCAAAAGTCACTTTATCCTGAAGGGAACCTGAATGTCTCCAAAGAGGCAGCGCTGTTGTACAACGTTAGGTAACCTAGGTGATAGCTAGTGTCTACCATTGCCTCTGGAGTGAGCAGACTGTGTTGTTAGCTTGCAGAGAACAGTACGTTTTCCCCACAGTAACGCTGTCCGCCTGGACCCACAGGTGACTACACTCTGGATTACAGAACGCCGTCCCGTGCCAGGTCGTCGGTGGTGAAGAGCACCTTCTACGCCAGGAACGGTGTGTTCAGCAGCCCATCAGCCACCGACACGCTGGGCTGAAGTTCATCAGACGCCAGTGgcttgatgtttttgttttactggcCAAAGGTCGGGTCATTTGGGGGATTTTAAGGGATCATAAACTATTCTGGGATCATGACAAATGGCAACTTTTGGGGGCAAGACATAAAACTTTGGCATTAGAGAATGCCATAACAAAACAAGGGAATGTATCTGATCAGAAATCCTTGACTTCCTGTAACACTGTTTGTTTACCATCCACACAGCTGTAAGTTTAAATGTCCTGTAAGCTGATACTGTGTGATGGATAATGAATGAACTCCTGGCCTGGGATCAGTCAGAGTGAGTCACTTCATCTCGACACCTGATACCTCCGTGTTTCTAAACAGTGACCTGGAGGAAATGTTACACACCACAACACTGAATCATTTATTTCTAATCAGTCATAATAGCAGTGTagttttattactttctttGATCCCAGGTGTGTTCGTGTTTGGAAGAAGTCAAggttattaaaaaaagatttgtaaacaaatcccataaaaagtTGATCTGTCAATGTGTATAATAAAAGAGTTTTAAAGAATATGTGTTTCTTAAATGCTCATAGAATAACACAACAGAATCACAAACATTACTGATGTAGATTTAGTTGTTTAATGTTAGAGTTGTATAATGTATGAAGAGTATGTCAGTCAGTATGGAAGCAGTAGCAGATTTCAGTCTTGTGCTTTCATTTTTGAAGGTGAGGCaatttgtttatatttggaTTACAGACTGTCCCTTTAACTGATCTTAAAACAGCTGAATAAATCTTCTGAATGTCTCACTGAAATGGATTTTTGCTGGAAAGGCTGGAGtttgatataaaatgtgttatgttttttaaaaatgcacatcaGTAATTTAAAGtacatgtgatttgttttgactAAAACATGCAACACGCGGCAGCTGAGCTGACCTTTATTAATTCTGCTGTTGGATTACagaaaacacatatttcactTGATTGCTGTAAATGTCACTAAAAGTCTCATTTTATTCCGTCTGACTGCGTGTGCGGGTGAGAGGCCGCGGCTCTAGGCGGTGGAGAAGATCAGGAAGCCGGTGAAGGTGTGGCTGGCGCTGCTCTGACTCGTCACGATGTTGTTGTACCTGGTTGCCTGGAGTGAGACTGTGTCCCCGACCTCCAGCTCCAGGACCGCCGAGCCGGAGGTGACCAGGAAGCCCTCGGCTATGTCACACAGCGCCATGTGGGTGTCGCTGCCCTTCAGCAGGTTCAGACACACCTGGAGCATCAGACGAATACAGTCAGGGGCAGATAAACCACAGTACAGCTTCAGAGCTCAGCCTGAAGGTTACAGtggaaatatatttatacatgcaAGGAACcaaggaaaacaggaaacaggagggTAACACACGTTAGGCAGCATCATAGTAAGTTTAAAACTCATGGCACAGCAGCAAACCTTCCTGGGTGTGGAGGAAAGAGACCTGATGTAGAAagtatctgtgtttttgtaagaAGAAAACTAAACGAGCAAAGACTTCACACCTGGAAACCTTTCTGCTCGCCATTCTGGAccaaaaaacacctgaaaagtACTTTTTActacagaagaaaagaaactggGTAAACCTGTAGAGTCTGATCAAAGGTATGAGCGACATAAGAAGTAAAGTACTGGAGTAATAAACGACTAGATGAACTCTTGAAGACAAGCTGAAGTCGGACTCACTCTGCTCTTTGCTGATATGTGGTAACTGAAGAAATAGACGCCTTTGATGACGCATACGAACGATCCGTTTGTCAGCGAAACTCCTTGAAACTGTTGATCCAGGTCCGGTAAGATATCGCTGTGGGAAGTTGACACAAACATCTCAGTGTTTATTCACTATTTTATGTTTGTCATCAAAAAGATTTTCGGGATGAAATGTAATTATTCTGGTGACTTTTATGTAGCGCCATCAACTGGTCAGCgttttaatttgtccagtacATTGATTTCAGgtcaaatacctgcaaaatgaatgacattcccatcaggctcagctgtactttgtattaAGTGCTAACTAATATGGGAAACATGGTAAATATAACACCAtcttagcattagcatgttagcattgttactGTGAGCAtcttgttagcatgttagcatgctttGAGTGTTTAACTCAAAGCTCTGTTGTACCCatgtgcagcctcacagaaaCACTAGCTTGGCTATAGACTcttagttttgtttctttttcttttttctttaggAATACAGAGTTTTGTAAATTATGTCTTTTGCGAAATCAGCAAATCTCACCATTTATCGTTCAGTCagatcaaaataaaagactaaatACACGAGAACACACcaatataacaacaataacaaacaataaatgtcCCACAAAATGTTTAgactctttgttttttccttctgttttagTGTTTGACAATGTTGGTGCTTGTTGGTGAAACCAGTTCAACCATAAAGGCACTGAAATCGTATTTTCTTAATCtgttactgttttgtttgtgtcagttaaGAGACTCTTCTCACTGGCTTCATGTGGGCGAGGCTCAGCTGGAGAACAGTGATGTCACGTACCTTTGTCTCTCTTCgaaaaagattttttgtttttccaacctAACTTTGGtgcttatttattcatgaatatttcatatcaTAGAGAGACACTCGATGATTTTAGACCAAGTTTTGAGTGAATTCAGACTGCAAATAAGAACTCATGAAACTGTCACAGATATTTGATTGATCCCGCCCTTTAACCTCTCCGGGCCAATCaaaccttcctctctctgttccccGTCCCATTCGTTTACATCACGTCCCATTAAACGCcactcctgctctctctctctgactttacACCGTCACCGACCTGTTGAAGTTCATGGTTGTGTCGACCTCTGGTGACTGTGGTAAGACACGTTTTTGGGAGAAGAAGGCTCTCGACTGTTTGGAGGGGTTGAAGGGTCTTCCCTTCTCCCCAGGCTGGCCTGGATATCCGGGGGGCCCCGGCAGACCCACGTCCCCCTTCATCCCAGGCCGTCCCGGGGGGCCCCGCAGACCTGGCCCCCCCTTCTGGCCCCTGACAGGCTGGCCTGACTCACCTGctcatacaaaaacaaacagacaaacaaacaacaaaatgacactTATGTCACCAGGTTGAAAGTTTGAGCTGAAAGATGAAAGATAGgtattttattttagctgaACTGATCTTATTATTGTaacaaaaggaaatgtttagtaattttaattttgcatcAAGGTCTCTCACTGCAACTAAATCgaacataaacacaattaaatgaaaaagtatcttcatcagtttgacaacacaagTGGAGCACAACAAAGATGCTGCAGATATAGTTTATTAGTTTAATAAAGTTGAATGATTTGTTCAAAGTTGTAAAATTGTACCAGCTGagtgaagttcactgaacttaACAAAACAGGTTTAATAACCTGCAGCTGCACGTGACACTCGAGttgatttacatttacattttgtcagaAAAGAGCTGGTgacaacatgaagaaaaacGTGAACAGAAGatgtaaatgtatttgatgttttcatgttcactCTGAGCTCACCAGGgtctcccttctctcctttgGTACCGTCTCTGCCATTGGGCCCGTGGGTGCCCGGTATCCCAGGAATCCCTGGGGCTCCACAGGACGTCTGTGTGACGACCGGGGCGACGTGAACCAAGAGCAGCAACACTGCAGTACTGCAGCTCAGCCACCGGAGGgcctggacacagacacagatacacaaaccaAGTTTCCATCATAATCAGCAAAAGACTGTGAATTAATGTTTCCAATGTTTAGTGTTGTCTTGTTTCCGTTCACCACTGTTATGTGAACATTGGATGTTGGGAACATCGACATGAACagtttaaattattataatcaGAAATCTAATCAGTAAAAGCCACACAAAACAACGTATACACATTATACAAATACATTAACTGCACATAGAAAAGACACATTTGTGCAGAGTTGACAGGTTTTAAGGACTGCGCTGAATGTTTGACCACATTATCcacaaattatatatataatacgaTATACAATGTTCAAATTGagttattatttaaaacaaattaatgacTTAAGATCTCACTTTAAATTTAgatatatgacattttcagacatcCAGCCCAGGACAACAGAAGCTCTGACTCTTATGACC is drawn from Seriola aureovittata isolate HTS-2021-v1 ecotype China chromosome 2, ASM2101889v1, whole genome shotgun sequence and contains these coding sequences:
- the LOC130175517 gene encoding complement C1q subcomponent subunit B-like, which translates into the protein MALRWLSCSTAVLLLLVHVAPVVTQTSCGAPGIPGIPGTHGPNGRDGTKGEKGDPGESGQPVRGQKGGPGLRGPPGRPGMKGDVGLPGPPGYPGQPGEKGRPFNPSKQSRAFFSQKRVLPQSPEVDTTMNFNSDILPDLDQQFQGVSLTNGSFVCVIKGVYFFSYHISAKSRVCLNLLKGSDTHMALCDIAEGFLVTSGSAVLELEVGDTVSLQATRYNNIVTSQSSASHTFTGFLIFSTA
- the LOC130175525 gene encoding protein ATP6V1FNB, with the protein product MRCLLTTQSQNCYREQIQKEMLTRLAWKSRYAKLYPSCYSPQNYSRESTQLAHLPAASRAALPPVTRTPKSQSNLPPPPPLPPPVLSVEGDGRLSVPPTMRPVSPQTRQTLYQDSSQHGRGRSLYLHRRGQMRPEEKFDFPVLSSWEYGWRLGDYTLDYRTPSRARSSVVKSTFYARNGVFSSPSATDTLG